Proteins encoded together in one Schistocerca americana isolate TAMUIC-IGC-003095 chromosome 8, iqSchAmer2.1, whole genome shotgun sequence window:
- the LOC124545880 gene encoding uncharacterized protein LOC124545880, translated as MKTIDWAIYSYLESRGLTQFDHATNIEAQQQCGVTPISDKLGERRLRWYGHIMHSKVDLMARTAMHMDKMAPDLVACPKCDGWTVSSRIWNSLMPSMKMPLTDPNNNQTLLAWYKHYEEEEEEED; from the exons ATGAAGACAATTGACTGGGCAATTTATAGTTATCTGGAG TCCCGTGGGCTTACCCAATTTGACCATGCAACAAACATTGAAGCTCAACAGCAATGTGGAGTTACACCCATCTCAGACAAACTGGGGGAAAGAAGATTAAGATGGTACGGTCACATCATGCACAGTAAAGTGGACTTGATGGCAAGAACAGCTATGCACATGGACAAAATGGCTCCTGACCTCGTGGCATGCCCAAAATGTGATGGATGGACCGTATCAAGTAGGATCTGGAATTCATTAATGCCATCTATGAAGATGCCCTTGACAGACCCAAACAACAACCAGACTCTGCTAGCTTGGTATAAACactacgaagaagaagaagaagaagaagattga